The Comamonas sp. lk genome contains the following window.
GCGAGTTGGCTGAGTGCTTCACGGGCGCGGTTGGCGAACCGCTGATTGCGCTCAGGCGTATCAAGGCCCTGCAGTCTTACCTGTATCTCCTCATACTGCCCTGCGTCCCCGCAGCGGGCAGTCAGAGTGCGGCCGTCCGAGATGGCGATGACGAGGCAAGTGAGTGTGGCTGCGAGCATGGGCGGACGGCGCAATTGAAGTTTCTATCCTGCCCATGATAGGAGCACGCGAAGAAGCCAGCAGAATTTGACCAGACCGGGTTTTGATGAATGTGGCTTTGGCCGCAGCGTCGGACAAAAAAGCCTGCTACTGAAAAAGTAGCAGGCTTTTTACGTATGCTGGACGGACAGCAGGATGCTGCCGCCTGCGGCTGGGGTCAGCCGCCGCGCGTGACGGGTACTTGGGCGTCCTGGCCGTAGCTGCCGTACTTGCCCAGCTCCCACTTGGCGATGGCGTTGCGGTGCACTTCATCGGGGCCGTCGGCAAAGCGCAAGGTACGGGCGTTCGCATAGGCGTAGGCCAGAGGGAAGTCGTCACACATGCCGCCGCCGCCATGTACTTGCATGGCCCAGTCGATGACCTGACAGGCCATGCTGGGGGCGACCACCTTGATCATGGCGATTTCGGTACGGGCGACCTTGTTGCCGGCCACATCCATCAGCCATGCGGCTTTCAGCGTCAGCAGGCGGGCCATGTCGATCTTGCAGCGGGCTTCGGCAATGCGTTCCTGCGTCACCGTCTGCTGGGCCACGGTCTTGCCAAAAGCAGTGCGCGAGGAGGCGCGCTTGCACATCAACTCCAGTGCTCGCTCGGCCAAGCCGATCAGGCGCATGCAGTGGTGGATGCGACCTGGGCCGAGGCGACCTTGGGCAATTTCAAAGCCGCGTCCCTCGCCCAGCAGGATGTTGGACACGGGCACGCGCACATTGTCGAAATACATCTCTACGTGGCCATGGGGGGCATCGTCGTAGCCGAACACATTCAAGGGGCGCACGATGCGTATGCCCTTGGCGTCTGCCGGTACCAGCACCATGCTTTGCTGCGAGTGCTTGGCCGCTTCAGGGTCGGTCTTGCCCATGGTGACAAACACAGAGCAGCGTGGATCGGCGGCGCCGGAAATCCACCACTTGTGGCCGTTGATGACGTATTCGTCGCCCTGGCGCTCGATGCGTGTGCCGATGTTGGTGGCATCGCTGGAGGCGACGTCGGGTTCCGTCATGGCGAAGGCCGAGCGGATCTTGCCTTCCAGCAAGGGCTTGAGCCAGCGCTCTTTATTGGCTTCATCGCCGTAGCGGGCGATGGTTTCCATATTCCCGGTGTCGGGAGCCGAGCAATTGAAAACCTCTGAGGCCCATGGCACACGGCCCATGATTTCTGCCAGCGGTGCGTATTCCTGATTGGTCAGGCCTGCGCCGTGATAGCCCGAGGCTTCGGCACTGTCCACGGGCAAAAACAGATTCCACAAACCGGCAGCCTGGGCTTTAGGTTTGAGCTTTTCAATGGTCTGCAGCGCAGTCCAGCGCTTGCCCGCCGCCGTGTTGGCCGCCAGCTCCTCCGAGTAGTCTTTTTCGGAGGTATAGATATGCTCATCCATGAACTTGAGCAGACGTTGCTGCAAATCCTTGGTCTTGGGTGAGTAGTCGAAATCCATGAATGCTCCTTTTGTTGTTGGAGGTTGAAGTGGCGTGGTGGTGGAAAAAATCAGCTTCGCTGTGCAAATGACCAGGCCAGCTCGGCCATGGGGCGGGCCGTGTCGCCCGAAGCCTTGGCCTGGGCGCTGGAGGCCGTGCCAGCTTCGACGCGCTTGGCAATGCCTTGCAAGATGGCGGCAATGCGGAACATGTTGTAGGCCAGGTAGAAATTCCAGTCCTGGTGCAGCGCCGCCACATCGGCCACGCCAGCGCGCTGGCAGTAGCGCTGTATGTATTCCTTCTCGCTGGGAATGCCCAGCGCGGCGATATCCAGGCCGGCAATGCCCCGACCCAGGGCGGTGGGGATGTGCCAGCTCATGCAGTGGTAGCTGAAATCGGC
Protein-coding sequences here:
- a CDS encoding acyl-CoA dehydrogenase family protein; the encoded protein is MDFDYSPKTKDLQQRLLKFMDEHIYTSEKDYSEELAANTAAGKRWTALQTIEKLKPKAQAAGLWNLFLPVDSAEASGYHGAGLTNQEYAPLAEIMGRVPWASEVFNCSAPDTGNMETIARYGDEANKERWLKPLLEGKIRSAFAMTEPDVASSDATNIGTRIERQGDEYVINGHKWWISGAADPRCSVFVTMGKTDPEAAKHSQQSMVLVPADAKGIRIVRPLNVFGYDDAPHGHVEMYFDNVRVPVSNILLGEGRGFEIAQGRLGPGRIHHCMRLIGLAERALELMCKRASSRTAFGKTVAQQTVTQERIAEARCKIDMARLLTLKAAWLMDVAGNKVARTEIAMIKVVAPSMACQVIDWAMQVHGGGGMCDDFPLAYAYANARTLRFADGPDEVHRNAIAKWELGKYGSYGQDAQVPVTRGG